One Desulfocurvibacter africanus subsp. africanus DSM 2603 genomic region harbors:
- a CDS encoding Hcp family type VI secretion system effector → MALTSYMTIKGKSQGDIKGDCTQKGREGSIIVYAIDHSVEIPQDPHSGLPTGQRLHKPFIVTKHKDQASPKLFQACCTGEQIEVSIDYYRISEKGQEEKYYTVKMQNAIIVGLKHQKPMTFLEANKPYKDMETVLFGYAKMIQTYVPDGIEAEDSWLTPK, encoded by the coding sequence ATGGCGCTGACCAGCTACATGACGATCAAGGGCAAGTCCCAGGGCGACATCAAGGGCGACTGCACACAGAAGGGCAGGGAAGGCAGCATCATCGTGTACGCCATCGATCATTCGGTGGAAATACCCCAGGACCCGCATTCGGGCCTGCCCACGGGACAGAGGCTGCACAAGCCCTTCATCGTGACCAAGCACAAAGACCAGGCCTCGCCTAAGCTCTTCCAGGCCTGCTGCACCGGTGAACAGATCGAGGTGAGCATCGATTACTACCGCATCAGCGAGAAGGGGCAGGAAGAAAAGTACTACACCGTCAAGATGCAGAACGCGATCATCGTGGGCCTTAAGCACCAGAAGCCCATGACCTTCCTCGAAGCGAACAAGCCCTACAAGGACATGGAGACCGTGCTCTTCGGCTACGCGAAGATGATTCAGACCTATGTACCCGACGGCATCGAGGCCGAGGATTCCTGGCTTACGCCCAAGTAA
- the tssB gene encoding type VI secretion system contractile sheath small subunit, translating to MKDGSVAPKERVNITYKPATGSAKEEVELPLKLLVMGDFTQSQDDRPVDQREPVNVGKENFQEVLKAQNLGLKLTVPNRLADKEGGQLTLDLKFQSLKDFDPDSIVKNVPELAKLVELRDALLALKGPLGNVPEFRKKIQELVSDPGARERLLKELGLEG from the coding sequence ATGAAAGACGGTTCCGTGGCCCCAAAAGAGCGGGTGAACATTACCTACAAGCCCGCCACGGGCAGTGCGAAGGAAGAGGTTGAGCTTCCCCTGAAGCTTTTGGTCATGGGCGACTTCACTCAGAGCCAGGACGACCGCCCGGTCGACCAGCGCGAGCCCGTGAACGTGGGCAAGGAAAATTTCCAGGAGGTCCTCAAGGCGCAGAACCTGGGACTCAAGCTTACGGTCCCGAACCGCCTCGCCGACAAGGAGGGCGGACAGCTGACCTTGGACCTCAAGTTCCAGAGCCTCAAGGATTTTGATCCGGACAGCATTGTCAAGAACGTGCCGGAACTGGCCAAGCTGGTCGAACTCAGGGATGCGCTGTTGGCCCTGAAGGGACCCTTGGGCAACGTTCCCGAGTTCCGCAAGAAGATTCAGGAGCTGGTTTCCGATCCAGGAGCGCGCGAGCGCCTGCTCAAGGAACTGGGCCTCGAAGGATAA
- a CDS encoding TagF domain-containing protein — protein MLAVATKAAGWEWHAQGKHPALADFITLGRQCPVSRGLAVWIARSFSRVGSGAVSVGVAGEAGGNGGNGCWQFWIAGASPDALICGCLAASTDSLGRPYPLLLLGRGSLPGWRERWSGLPPALCSTWAAMATIAHSRFGSIRELKQAVAAVPAPVVPREPDEARAVSQDGRLRFRECQVSDAKAIEGEIAGCLPKDEARQSALWLAQHAGRHAAPTAVFLGRCGQSTLLWLYARPLGPEDFLAMWSRQAMRGSHGTP, from the coding sequence ATGCTGGCGGTAGCGACCAAGGCCGCCGGCTGGGAGTGGCATGCCCAGGGCAAGCATCCCGCGCTGGCCGATTTCATCACCCTTGGCCGCCAGTGCCCAGTATCCAGGGGCCTCGCGGTCTGGATTGCCCGCTCATTTTCCAGGGTGGGCAGCGGGGCGGTGTCAGTCGGAGTGGCCGGAGAGGCCGGGGGAAACGGGGGAAACGGATGCTGGCAGTTCTGGATCGCGGGGGCCTCGCCGGATGCCCTGATCTGCGGCTGCCTCGCCGCGAGCACGGATTCGCTCGGCAGGCCGTACCCCTTGTTGCTGCTGGGACGGGGGAGCCTGCCTGGCTGGCGGGAGCGCTGGAGCGGGTTGCCGCCGGCGCTCTGCAGCACCTGGGCGGCCATGGCCACGATCGCCCATAGCAGGTTCGGTTCAATCCGTGAATTGAAGCAGGCCGTGGCGGCCGTCCCGGCGCCAGTGGTCCCGCGGGAGCCGGACGAGGCCCGGGCGGTTTCCCAGGACGGCCGGCTGCGTTTCAGGGAGTGCCAAGTCTCGGATGCTAAGGCGATAGAGGGCGAGATCGCTGGTTGCCTGCCCAAGGACGAGGCAAGGCAGTCAGCGCTTTGGCTCGCTCAGCATGCGGGCCGCCATGCGGCCCCGACCGCCGTGTTCCTCGGGCGGTGCGGCCAGAGCACGCTGCTCTGGCTCTACGCCAGGCCGCTCGGCCCGGAAGACTTTCTAGCGATGTGGAGCCGGCAGGCTATGCGAGGCAGCCATGGAACTCCTTGA
- the tssC gene encoding type VI secretion system contractile sheath large subunit, giving the protein MLKQAKPEAATAGGEPSLLDEIVQATKVKPSDESYSATRVGVQAFIDELLKPGREGIRVTQAVITEMIANIDQKLSTQVDAILHDSQFQKLESAWRGLKFLVERTDFRENIKISMVNLSKEDLLADFEDAPELTKSGLYKMLYTAEYGQFGGQPYGAMVANYEFGPGPRDISLLQSVAATSAMAHAPFIAAAGESFFGVDSFEQLPNLKDLKSVFEGPQHAKWRGFRESEDSRNVGLVLPRFLLRLPYGPETIPSKNFEYRENVSAGDTSFLWGNAAFAFASCLTDSFAKYRWCANVIGPQGGGAVYDLPVYTYEAMGATQAKIPTQTLISERREFELAEEGFIALAMRKGSDNAAFFSANSCQKPKFFGNTKEGKEAETNYKLGTQLPYMFVISRLTHYIKVLQRENIGTWKQRTDLETELNNWIRQYVADQESPSAGVRSRRPLRRAEISVNDIPGDPGWYGVTLKVMPHFKYMGANFELSLVGKLDKE; this is encoded by the coding sequence GTGCTCAAGCAAGCCAAGCCGGAGGCCGCTACGGCAGGAGGAGAGCCCTCCCTGCTGGACGAGATCGTCCAGGCCACCAAGGTCAAGCCTTCCGATGAATCGTACTCCGCGACCAGAGTCGGCGTGCAGGCGTTCATCGACGAGCTCCTCAAGCCCGGCCGGGAAGGCATCCGGGTGACCCAGGCGGTCATCACCGAGATGATTGCGAACATCGACCAGAAGCTGTCGACCCAAGTCGACGCCATCCTGCACGACAGCCAGTTCCAGAAGCTCGAATCGGCCTGGCGGGGTCTCAAGTTCCTCGTGGAGCGCACGGACTTCCGGGAGAACATCAAGATCTCCATGGTCAACCTGAGCAAAGAGGATCTGCTGGCCGACTTCGAGGATGCGCCGGAGCTGACCAAGTCCGGGCTCTACAAGATGCTTTACACGGCGGAATACGGGCAGTTCGGCGGCCAGCCCTATGGGGCCATGGTGGCCAACTACGAGTTCGGGCCCGGGCCCAGGGACATCTCGCTGCTGCAGTCCGTGGCCGCGACCTCGGCCATGGCCCATGCCCCGTTCATAGCCGCTGCCGGGGAGTCCTTCTTCGGGGTGGATTCCTTCGAGCAGCTCCCGAACCTGAAGGACCTGAAGTCGGTCTTCGAAGGGCCGCAGCACGCCAAGTGGCGCGGCTTCAGGGAGTCGGAGGATTCGCGCAACGTGGGCTTGGTCCTGCCGCGCTTCTTGCTCAGGTTGCCCTACGGCCCGGAGACCATCCCGTCCAAGAACTTCGAATACCGCGAGAACGTCTCGGCCGGAGACACGAGCTTTCTGTGGGGCAACGCGGCCTTTGCCTTTGCCTCCTGCCTGACGGACAGCTTCGCCAAGTACCGCTGGTGCGCGAACGTCATCGGCCCCCAGGGCGGCGGAGCGGTGTACGATCTGCCGGTCTACACCTACGAGGCCATGGGCGCGACCCAGGCCAAGATCCCTACCCAGACGCTCATATCCGAGCGCAGGGAGTTCGAGCTGGCCGAGGAGGGCTTTATAGCCCTGGCCATGCGCAAGGGCAGCGACAATGCGGCCTTTTTCTCGGCCAACTCGTGCCAGAAGCCGAAGTTCTTCGGCAACACCAAGGAAGGCAAGGAGGCCGAGACGAACTACAAGCTGGGCACACAGCTGCCCTACATGTTCGTCATCAGCAGGCTGACCCACTACATCAAGGTCCTCCAGCGCGAGAACATCGGCACCTGGAAGCAGCGCACCGACCTGGAGACGGAACTGAATAACTGGATCCGCCAGTACGTGGCCGACCAGGAGAGCCCCTCGGCCGGCGTGCGCTCCAGGCGTCCCCTGCGCCGCGCGGAGATATCGGTCAACGACATCCCGGGCGATCCGGGCTGGTACGGAGTGACGCTCAAGGTCATGCCCCACTTCAAGTACATGGGCGCGAACTTCGAGCTGTCTCTCGTTGGCAAGCTGGACAAGGAATAG
- a CDS encoding DotU family type IV/VI secretion system protein — MRLVDYFIETFTFTRQMLENVEGLKPTVAQVREDVDKLLARSEQRSNEGKFPAEDFDNARFAVCAWIDETILCSSWESRAGWLREHLQRRYYNTTNAGVEFFERLGKLPADKSQVREVYLYCLAFGYRGRFYSEEQKTLLDEIKRVNTRLLLGEDRPGGCPSGDLFPGAYAQDLGPGQRKSLVRLDPWLAVFFLAPLGVLIGLYMVYHTYLDRAMRAFLGGA; from the coding sequence ATGCGGCTGGTCGATTACTTCATCGAGACATTCACCTTCACCAGGCAAATGCTGGAGAACGTGGAGGGCCTGAAGCCCACCGTCGCTCAGGTGCGCGAGGATGTGGACAAACTTCTTGCTCGCAGCGAACAGCGCAGCAACGAGGGCAAGTTCCCGGCCGAGGATTTCGACAACGCCCGCTTCGCAGTCTGCGCCTGGATCGATGAAACCATCCTGTGCTCCAGTTGGGAGAGCAGGGCAGGCTGGCTGCGCGAGCACCTCCAGCGCCGCTACTACAACACAACCAACGCCGGCGTTGAGTTCTTCGAGCGCCTCGGCAAGCTCCCGGCCGACAAGAGCCAAGTGCGGGAGGTTTACTTGTACTGCCTGGCCTTTGGCTACAGAGGCAGATTCTACTCCGAGGAGCAGAAGACATTACTGGACGAGATAAAGCGGGTGAACACGCGGCTCCTGCTGGGCGAGGATCGGCCTGGCGGATGTCCGTCCGGGGACCTCTTTCCCGGGGCCTATGCCCAGGACCTCGGCCCGGGACAGCGCAAGTCCCTTGTGCGGCTCGACCCGTGGCTGGCCGTGTTCTTTCTGGCGCCTCTGGGCGTACTGATCGGGCTGTACATGGTCTATCACACCTATCTGGACCGGGCCATGCGGGCCTTCCTGGGCGGGGCCTAG
- the tssE gene encoding type VI secretion system baseplate subunit TssE has translation MIDIRLLERIRLLEKNPERRGVSDSVGIYRSVMNHLRHILNTRQGSAPIAEEFGMPDFTDLPSSYGLDTIRDLERTLQRIIESFEPRLADVRVTALPLDDNHLGLKFQITGRLLLESASSPVEIQALVSPEGNVSLGE, from the coding sequence ATGATCGACATACGGCTGCTTGAGCGCATCCGCCTGCTGGAGAAGAATCCGGAAAGGCGAGGGGTGTCCGACAGCGTGGGCATCTACCGCTCGGTGATGAACCACCTGCGCCACATCCTGAACACGCGACAAGGCAGCGCGCCCATTGCCGAGGAATTCGGCATGCCCGACTTCACGGACCTGCCGAGTTCCTACGGCCTGGATACGATCAGGGACCTGGAGCGGACCCTGCAGCGCATCATCGAGAGCTTCGAGCCGCGGCTCGCGGATGTCCGGGTGACCGCCTTGCCGCTGGACGACAACCACCTCGGCCTGAAGTTCCAGATCACCGGCAGGCTGCTGCTCGAGAGCGCCTCAAGTCCGGTGGAGATCCAAGCCCTCGTATCGCCCGAAGGCAATGTCAGCCTGGGCGAGTGA
- a CDS encoding type VI secretion protein IcmF/TssM N-terminal domain-containing protein, whose translation MKRFLFVALMALLALILLAAALVGLHVLGQRLGWPWWTGPVILCGLFGLILGALLLKRWLIRRREEEFVKRIIEQDEATIAAAPAKERPQLRDLQERWRQAIEILRTSRIRQHGNPLYVLPWYLVMGEAGSGKTTAIKSARLATPLTDVGPAQGISGTRNCDWWFCEDAIILDTAGRYAIPVDEEHDKEEWRKFLSLLVKYRKREPLNGLVVTIAADKLLDAGLDKLVEEGRSIRARVDELMRAIGARIPVYVLVTKTDKILGLAELAETLPDKALEGAMGQVVPLPGLEIGEALEGALDAISEQLRTLRCRIVLCREGSPSGLLLLPGEVDALRSGLLTFAKALFAENPYQETPLCRGLYFSSARQEGIARSQLLQGLATLDQRGQQLRAGEKGLFLRGLFARVLPSDRGLFTPLAAFLRRRRLSEGLGLLAWNLVMLSLCGLLTASFLKNKTALEDFTEDFSLVPSLSDDIEQDLLLMDRFRIELVRMGERDRDWWLPRMGLTQSLQVEKDLKLRFCALLEEGALGQWDRQFQDMLARVSTSDSDAVVAKLAEHLVRRAKLIDAKLKGAGHAQLAAMPQPTYELLQVFSPEALSEEAFLVSGLALAWLEWTPDQASLIQSRTKAREQLTAIAAKSNVSLHWLVSWANETGLDGQPITLEQFWGLGSLHGHDNAGLPPAFTRQGKARIDAFLKEIQASLERPQDLEPRRVEFERWYEDQYLLAWESFVGKAAQARHQITDADRRKDLAGGMASLSSPYFTLLDVMAEELGFLKGKAGLPGWVELAWRLREAKLLAQRQEADKSAPVVVRTVREGEQGLEQALGKGSGSDIKRIEAVRAASKELEAYAAALEQILPVATSPAVAYAVAADFYPYSTVQHESKSPFYAAANSISKLKSILGTRGAAEQPFWDLASGPLQYLLDYTSQEAACELQTRWEEEVLSQIQSVPESKLGKTLFEPSAGLVWKFLKGSAAPFLGQNRRGHFAKVALGSSLPVSGEFLAFLSRTKTQEQMRLPSYPLTINAQPLDVNSDAQEEPSAGILNIQCANATHRLENYNYPVSMSLDWAPDVCGDVSLDIKFSSFTLTKKYAGVRGVPMFLADFRTGVRRFTPNDFPDNKASLEDLGVREITVKYQLEGSVPILKLQAVKPLKVPEVIAQCWR comes from the coding sequence ATGAAACGGTTCCTCTTCGTGGCACTCATGGCCCTGCTGGCGCTCATTCTGCTGGCCGCCGCGCTTGTCGGCCTCCACGTGCTCGGCCAGCGTCTCGGCTGGCCGTGGTGGACCGGCCCGGTCATCCTGTGCGGCCTTTTCGGGCTGATCCTGGGCGCCCTGCTCCTCAAGCGCTGGCTTATCCGCCGGCGGGAGGAGGAGTTCGTCAAGCGCATCATCGAACAGGACGAGGCAACCATTGCCGCTGCCCCGGCCAAGGAGCGACCGCAGCTTCGGGACCTCCAGGAACGCTGGCGCCAAGCCATCGAGATTTTACGCACCTCACGCATCAGGCAACACGGCAATCCGCTCTACGTCCTGCCCTGGTACCTGGTCATGGGCGAGGCCGGATCGGGCAAGACGACCGCCATCAAAAGCGCTCGCCTGGCCACGCCCCTGACGGACGTCGGCCCTGCCCAGGGCATATCAGGCACGCGCAACTGCGACTGGTGGTTCTGCGAGGACGCCATCATCCTCGATACGGCCGGCCGCTACGCCATCCCCGTGGACGAGGAGCATGACAAGGAGGAGTGGCGCAAGTTCCTCTCCCTGCTCGTCAAGTACCGCAAGCGAGAGCCCTTGAACGGGCTGGTCGTGACCATTGCCGCGGACAAGTTGCTCGATGCCGGCCTGGACAAGCTCGTCGAGGAGGGCAGGAGCATACGGGCCCGCGTGGACGAGCTGATGCGGGCCATTGGCGCGCGTATTCCCGTGTATGTCCTGGTGACCAAGACCGACAAAATTCTCGGCTTGGCCGAGTTGGCCGAAACGCTGCCGGACAAGGCTCTGGAAGGAGCCATGGGGCAGGTTGTGCCTCTTCCCGGCCTGGAGATAGGTGAGGCCCTGGAAGGGGCCCTTGACGCGATCAGCGAGCAGCTGCGCACGCTACGTTGCCGCATAGTGCTCTGCCGGGAGGGATCTCCCTCCGGGCTGCTGCTCCTGCCAGGAGAGGTCGACGCCCTGCGTTCCGGGCTGCTCACCTTTGCCAAGGCCCTATTTGCAGAGAATCCATACCAGGAGACCCCGCTGTGCAGGGGGCTTTACTTTTCCAGCGCACGGCAGGAGGGCATCGCGCGCTCGCAGCTCCTGCAGGGACTTGCGACCCTTGACCAGAGGGGGCAGCAGCTGCGGGCAGGCGAGAAGGGGCTCTTCCTGCGCGGACTGTTCGCCAGGGTGCTGCCCTCGGATCGAGGTTTGTTCACCCCGCTGGCCGCGTTCCTGCGCCGGCGAAGGCTGTCGGAAGGTTTGGGGCTGCTGGCCTGGAACCTCGTCATGCTCTCCCTTTGCGGCCTGCTGACCGCCTCCTTCCTGAAGAACAAGACGGCCCTAGAGGATTTCACCGAGGATTTCTCCCTGGTGCCGAGCCTGTCTGACGATATAGAGCAGGATCTGCTGCTCATGGACCGCTTCCGCATAGAACTCGTGCGCATGGGCGAGCGTGACAGGGATTGGTGGTTGCCCCGGATGGGGTTGACCCAAAGCCTGCAGGTGGAGAAGGACCTCAAGCTGCGCTTCTGCGCGCTGCTCGAGGAAGGCGCACTGGGGCAATGGGACAGGCAATTCCAGGATATGCTGGCCCGGGTTTCCACCTCGGACTCGGATGCCGTGGTGGCCAAGCTCGCCGAGCATCTGGTCCGGCGCGCAAAGCTTATCGACGCAAAGCTAAAGGGCGCTGGCCATGCGCAGCTCGCCGCAATGCCCCAGCCGACCTATGAGCTGCTGCAAGTCTTCTCGCCCGAAGCCCTGTCGGAGGAGGCCTTCCTGGTCTCCGGGCTCGCCCTGGCCTGGCTGGAGTGGACCCCGGACCAAGCCAGCCTGATCCAGAGCCGGACAAAGGCTCGGGAACAACTGACGGCCATCGCCGCCAAGTCCAACGTAAGCCTGCATTGGCTCGTCAGCTGGGCCAATGAAACGGGCCTGGATGGCCAGCCGATCACCCTGGAGCAGTTCTGGGGCCTCGGCAGCCTGCATGGCCATGACAATGCCGGCCTGCCTCCGGCCTTTACCCGCCAGGGCAAGGCCCGCATCGATGCATTCCTCAAGGAGATCCAGGCCTCCCTGGAAAGGCCCCAGGACCTGGAGCCGCGCCGGGTGGAATTCGAGCGCTGGTACGAAGACCAGTACCTCCTAGCTTGGGAGAGCTTCGTCGGCAAGGCCGCGCAGGCTCGGCACCAGATTACCGATGCGGACCGCCGCAAGGATCTGGCCGGCGGGATGGCCTCACTGTCTAGTCCCTATTTCACCTTGTTGGACGTCATGGCCGAGGAACTTGGATTCCTCAAGGGCAAGGCCGGCCTGCCGGGCTGGGTGGAGCTTGCCTGGCGCCTGCGCGAAGCCAAGCTCCTGGCGCAGCGGCAGGAAGCGGACAAGTCCGCGCCGGTGGTCGTAAGGACCGTCAGGGAAGGGGAGCAGGGCCTTGAGCAGGCCTTGGGCAAGGGCTCGGGATCGGACATCAAACGGATTGAGGCCGTGCGCGCCGCCTCCAAGGAACTCGAGGCCTATGCCGCAGCGCTCGAGCAGATTTTGCCGGTCGCGACTTCTCCGGCCGTGGCCTATGCCGTGGCAGCGGACTTTTATCCCTACAGCACGGTGCAGCATGAAAGCAAATCGCCGTTCTACGCCGCCGCCAATTCGATCTCCAAGCTAAAGTCCATCCTCGGCACGCGCGGTGCAGCGGAACAGCCCTTCTGGGATCTGGCTTCAGGTCCTCTGCAGTACCTTCTTGACTACACCTCCCAGGAGGCGGCCTGCGAGCTGCAGACGCGCTGGGAGGAGGAGGTGCTGAGCCAGATCCAGAGCGTGCCCGAATCCAAACTCGGCAAGACCTTGTTCGAGCCATCGGCGGGGCTGGTCTGGAAGTTCCTCAAGGGCTCAGCCGCGCCCTTCCTCGGCCAGAACAGGCGGGGGCACTTCGCCAAGGTCGCCTTGGGCAGCAGCCTGCCCGTGAGCGGGGAGTTCCTTGCCTTCCTGAGCAGAACCAAAACCCAAGAGCAGATGCGCCTGCCGAGCTACCCCCTGACCATCAACGCCCAGCCGCTCGACGTGAACAGTGACGCGCAGGAGGAGCCCTCGGCCGGCATCCTTAACATCCAGTGCGCCAACGCCACGCACAGGCTGGAGAATTACAATTACCCCGTAAGCATGAGCCTGGACTGGGCGCCCGACGTGTGCGGAGACGTCAGCCTCGATATCAAGTTCAGCAGCTTCACGCTGACCAAGAAATACGCCGGCGTCAGGGGCGTGCCCATGTTCCTGGCGGACTTCAGGACGGGCGTCAGGCGCTTCACCCCTAACGACTTCCCGGACAACAAGGCCAGCCTCGAGGACCTGGGGGTGCGCGAAATCACGGTGAAGTACCAGCTCGAGGGCAGTGTCCCGATCCTGAAGCTGCAGGCCGTCAAGCCGCTCAAAGTGCCGGAAGTCATAGCCCAATGCTGGCGGTAG
- the tssA gene encoding type VI secretion system protein TssA, translated as MELLDLGRQPVSAERPTGEDVRYEPDFEALQQEIDKLSGLSGPLGVDWDKVASLSSAILAGKSKNLLVAVYLAEALRQTRQLDGFMVGVRILGDLVDTFWDTLHPPKSRMKGRVNALAWWYERSNAFLADLRPEPLPQETVDSLRAALRALDAFLVDKLDDGPIISRLVEYVDMLPVQASPQASQANQANQANQTSLSEPAKTGSAPGTELPPAPSLGAGTAADLEKLLDFGLQQVGRAAAGLLILDQADPLAYRLLRISAWASVTALPQAEAGKTLLPPPDQAARESLQRLAAAGDHAGVVQTVEANVPQALFWLDLSRFAVQAFAALGDKYQAAMAAVRDETVAYIRRLPGIETLAFVDGTPFADRETRAWLKDAAGSASTEPADPAGAGPEQEIAKALAEAAELFKKHKPAQALGLVHDGLVHAASARQRLLWRIALVELLTRISAPEIARPHCREILRLMEEHRLEEWEPALALQGLSVVHGCLEDDGSEDSRLLAAEVMDKLARVGPAQALELLGKA; from the coding sequence ATGGAACTCCTTGATCTGGGTAGACAGCCAGTCAGCGCCGAACGGCCGACCGGCGAGGATGTCCGCTACGAGCCGGACTTCGAGGCGCTGCAGCAGGAGATCGACAAGCTCTCCGGCTTATCCGGTCCGCTTGGGGTGGACTGGGACAAGGTCGCCTCCCTTTCCTCGGCCATTTTGGCCGGCAAGTCCAAGAACCTGCTTGTGGCGGTCTACCTGGCCGAGGCTCTGCGCCAGACCCGTCAGCTCGACGGCTTCATGGTCGGCGTGCGTATCCTCGGGGACCTCGTCGACACTTTCTGGGACACTCTCCACCCGCCCAAGAGTAGGATGAAGGGCCGGGTTAACGCCCTGGCCTGGTGGTACGAGCGGTCCAATGCCTTTCTGGCGGACTTGCGGCCCGAGCCGCTGCCCCAGGAAACGGTAGACTCCCTGCGTGCCGCCCTGCGGGCGCTCGATGCGTTCCTCGTGGACAAGCTAGATGACGGGCCGATCATCTCGAGGCTCGTCGAGTACGTGGATATGCTGCCGGTGCAGGCCTCCCCCCAGGCCAGCCAAGCCAACCAAGCCAACCAAGCCAACCAGACGTCCCTTTCGGAGCCCGCCAAGACCGGCTCTGCGCCAGGGACCGAACTTCCGCCTGCCCCGAGCCTCGGAGCAGGCACGGCCGCGGACCTGGAAAAGCTGCTCGACTTTGGCCTGCAGCAGGTCGGCCGGGCTGCGGCCGGGCTACTGATCCTGGATCAGGCCGACCCGCTTGCGTACCGGCTGCTGCGTATCAGCGCCTGGGCGAGCGTGACCGCTCTGCCGCAAGCCGAGGCTGGCAAGACCCTGCTGCCGCCGCCGGACCAGGCGGCCAGGGAGTCCCTGCAGCGCCTTGCGGCTGCCGGCGACCATGCGGGCGTAGTGCAGACCGTGGAAGCAAACGTGCCGCAAGCCCTCTTCTGGCTGGACCTGAGCCGCTTCGCTGTCCAAGCCTTTGCAGCGCTCGGAGACAAGTACCAGGCCGCCATGGCGGCGGTGCGCGACGAGACGGTTGCGTACATAAGGCGGTTGCCCGGGATCGAAACCCTGGCCTTCGTGGACGGCACGCCCTTCGCCGATAGGGAGACCAGGGCTTGGCTGAAGGACGCTGCCGGCTCCGCGAGCACGGAGCCGGCCGACCCGGCCGGGGCCGGCCCGGAACAGGAGATCGCCAAAGCTTTGGCCGAGGCGGCGGAGCTGTTCAAGAAGCACAAGCCTGCCCAGGCCCTGGGCCTCGTGCATGACGGCCTTGTCCACGCTGCGAGCGCCAGGCAGCGGCTGCTCTGGCGCATAGCTCTGGTCGAGTTGTTAACCAGGATCTCGGCCCCGGAGATAGCCCGTCCCCATTGCCGGGAGATCCTCAGGCTGATGGAGGAACATCGCCTGGAGGAGTGGGAGCCCGCGCTGGCCCTGCAGGGGCTGAGCGTGGTCCACGGGTGCCTGGAAGACGACGGCTCGGAGGATTCCAGGCTCCTGGCTGCCGAGGTCATGGACAAGCTCGCCAGGGTCGGGCCTGCGCAGGCCCTGGAGCTTCTCGGCAAAGCTTAG